TTGCGGGGGTGGCGGGCTGTCTGGACGGCGGTTCCGATGGGACCCCGACCGAGGAGGAGATGGGCGACGACGATGGTATGGACGACGGCATGACCGAGGATGGGATGGACGACGGCATGACCGAGGATGGGATGGACGACGGCATGACCGAGGATGGGATGGACGACGGCATGACCGAGGACGGAATGAGCGACGACGGAATGGGGGACGATGGAATGGACGCTACCGGAACGACCGAGGGTGGGATGACCGACGACGGGATGGGCGACGGAATGTCCGGCTGACGGTCGCCGGAGTTGCTCACGGGGGCTGACGAAAACCGACCTCGGGCGACGCGATCGCTTCAGCGACCCCCGTCCCGCGTCGCCTGCACCGGTGACCCGTCGTCTGGCTCGTCGTCCTGCGATGCGACGGCGGACCGGCCTCTCGACCCGTCTCCGGGACAGTGTGAGCGGGGGGCAGATCGTTGGCGCGGAATATTCCGGCGAGATATCGGCAGGTAGTCGCCGATTACGCGGAGTAGGACCCGGTTTCCCGGTTCAGGTCTGTCGGCCGAGATCGACGGCTGCGTCGGACTGGAGCCACGCGCGGCGGTTCTGTGAGTCGTAGATAACGACGGTTCCGTCGGGGGCCTCTTCCTCGACGAACCGTCCAGTGTTTTCTCTTTGCTGCATCACCTGGGAGTAACAGACGATGCCTATAAGAGCTTAATCGGGGATTTCGCGACACGTCGAGGCGTTGACGTGGCCGTACGCTCGGGCTTCGGGCCGGGTAACGTTCGCTTTCGCGGCGTTCGCGATCGCGGGCTCGTCGAGGTGTCACCTGGGGTGAAATCTGGCGGGGTCAGCCGCCCGTCGCGACGCCGGTATCCTCACCGATCTCGTCGAGCACGCGCTCGTGGAACTCCCGGAGGACCTCGCTCTCGTCCTCGGCGAGGACCACGTCCGAGGCCATCAGCGTCGCCAGTCCGAACGCCCGCGGACTGGGCGTCTGGACGCGATGGGAGACCACCGCCAGATCACCGCTCTGGACGTCCTCGAGGACGCGCTCGATGGCCGCGACGTCGAGTTTGTCCGAGAGGATCTCGCGATAGGTCTCCTCGATCACCGCGAAGTTCGGCAGGTCCTCGGCGAACCCGAGTAGCATCTCACTAGAGACCTGTTGCTGGCTCGCCGACTTCTCGTAGCCCTTGTAGCGTTTCAGAATCATCAGCGACCGCGTCGCGTTGATCCGGAAGTACCGCTTCAAGAGGTCGGTCCCCGTTAGGCTGGCCCTGAGGTCGGCCCTGACCTGGTCTGGATCGAGGTCTCGAATGATGCCCGCCAGGTCCACCTTCCGGTTGAGGGGCATCGACAGGCTGAAGCCGTGGTCGGCGACGGCGACCTGGACGTTCGCGTTGGCGGTCTGTGCGACCCGGTAAGCCAGCACGCGCGAGAACCCGTCGTTGAACCGCCGCCCGTAGTTGGAGTGGACGTAGTAGCGACGTTCGTACTCGTTGCGATCCATCTCCGTCTCGATCACCAGTCGCTCGTCCGTGCTGACGCTCTCGGGACCGGCGAAGGCGACCTGCTCTTCGAACATCCGGGTGATCGCGCGGACGCTGTCGTCGTCGAGCGGGAACTCCCGCAGCCAGTGGCGGACCGCCGCCGGGCCGCGATCGGTCAGCTTCGCGACCAGTTCGCGCTGGAAGGCCAGGATCTCCCGGCCGAGGTCGTACGAGAGGGGCAGTCGCTCGGAGAACCACGACGGAACCGTCGGGCGCGCGCTCGTCGGGTCGACGTACACTTTCGAGCCCCGGCGGTAGCGGTACTCGAAGTTGGTCCCGCCGAGGACGAACACGTCGCCCGACTCGAGGGTGTCGAGGTAGGACTCGTCGAGCTGTCCGACCCACCGGTCGTCGCTCCGGGTGATCACGTCACAGGTGAACGAGTCCGGGATGGTCCCGATGTTGGTCATGTAGATGACCCGTGCCAGTCGGCCGCGCTTGCCGATCAGGGGCTCGCCGACCGGGAAATCCTCGTAGTGGTGTTCGCCGTCGGGCGGATCGTTCTCGTCGCGCCAGATCTTCGCGTAGACGTTGCGGTCCTCCAGCCCCTCGTAGTCGGCGGTCAGGTAGCGGCACAACTGCTCCCACTCGTCGTCGCCGTACCCACGGTAGGGGTAGGCCCGCTGGAGGATTCCCTTCACTTCGCGTTCGGGACGGGGGCCGTTGATCGCCATACCGTAGACGTGCTGGGCGGCCACGTCCTGTGCGTTCTCGGGGACGAACACGCGGTCGACGAACCCCTCCTCGGCCTTCTTCAGCATCACCGCGCACTCGACCAGTTCGTCCCGGTCCAGCGCGATCACGCGCCCGGTCACCGTCTCCCCGAGCTGGTGTCCGGCCCTGCCCACCCGCTGGAGCAGGGCGGCGACGGATTTCGGCGAGCCGACCTGTACTACGAGGTCGAGGTCTGGCATGTCGATTCCCAGTTCGAGGCTCGTCGAGGTCGTCACCACGTCGAGTTCGCCGGCCTTGAGCATGCCCTCGACGCGCTGGCGCTCCTCGGTCGAGAGGCTGCCGTGGTGACAGGCCGAGTTGTCCCCGTCGAAGTGATCGTAGCGCTCCCGCAGGTTCTGCAGGACCCGCTCGGCCCCCGAGCGCGTGTTCGTGAAGACGAGCGTCGTGGTGTGGTCGTCGATCAGTTCGTGCAGGTCCCGGTAGAACCGATCGGTGATCAGGTCCCGCGGCGTGTTGATCAGGTCGTCGGCCGGGCAGGTCAGTTCCACGTCGAACTCCCGGACGAACCGGGTGTCGACGAGTTCGTACTCGCGGGGTTCTCGCGGCTCGCGGGCCTCGCCGCTCGAAGTCGTCGAGTCGCTGCGCGACTCGCTATCCCCGGGGTCGGTCTGTCCCACCAGGAACTCCGCCATCGTATCGAGGGGCTCGACCGTCGCCGAACAGCCGATCCGGGTGGGCGAACGCGCTGCGAGCCCCTCCAGCCGTTCCAGTGACACCGAGAGGTGCGTGCCGCGCTTGTTCTCGGCGAGGCTGTGGATCTCGTCGACGATGACGTACTCGACGGTCCGGAGTTTCTCCCGGAACTTCGGGGAATTGAGGAGGATCGCGAGCGTCTCCGGCGTCGTGTTGAGGATGTGTGGCGTCTCCGCGAGCATCCGCTGGCGCTCGCTGTCGGGCGTGTCGCCGTGGCGGATCGCGTGGCGGATCTCCACGTCCTCGCCCCGCGCGTCGAGCTTCTCGGTGATGCCCTCCAGCGGGACCTCCAGGTTGCGGTGGATGTCGTTGGCCAGCGACTTCAGGGGCGAGACGTAGAGGCAGTAGACGGAGTTTTCGAGGCCCGCGTCGCGTTCGCGGGCGAACAGCTCGTTGATGATACCGGTGAAACTGGCGAGCGTCTTGCCGCTCCCGGTCGGCGAGGCGACGAGCGTGTTCGTCCCCTCGTGGATCAGCGGGATCGCCTCCTTCTGGGGCGGCGTGAAGTAGCCGCCGTTCTGGGGGACGTACTCGCCGAACTGCTCGACCCACCACTCGCGGACGACGGGGTCGAGCAGGTCCAGGACGTGCTCGTCGTCGACGTCGACGGCCGCGGGGTCGAAGTCCACCGACTCGGCGGCGAGCAGGTCGCGCTCTC
Above is a genomic segment from Halorientalis sp. LT38 containing:
- a CDS encoding DUF7331 family protein: MQQRENTGRFVEEEAPDGTVVIYDSQNRRAWLQSDAAVDLGRQT
- a CDS encoding ATP-dependent helicase — protein: MGERDLLAAESVDFDPAAVDVDDEHVLDLLDPVVREWWVEQFGEYVPQNGGYFTPPQKEAIPLIHEGTNTLVASPTGSGKTLASFTGIINELFARERDAGLENSVYCLYVSPLKSLANDIHRNLEVPLEGITEKLDARGEDVEIRHAIRHGDTPDSERQRMLAETPHILNTTPETLAILLNSPKFREKLRTVEYVIVDEIHSLAENKRGTHLSVSLERLEGLAARSPTRIGCSATVEPLDTMAEFLVGQTDPGDSESRSDSTTSSGEAREPREPREYELVDTRFVREFDVELTCPADDLINTPRDLITDRFYRDLHELIDDHTTTLVFTNTRSGAERVLQNLRERYDHFDGDNSACHHGSLSTEERQRVEGMLKAGELDVVTTSTSLELGIDMPDLDLVVQVGSPKSVAALLQRVGRAGHQLGETVTGRVIALDRDELVECAVMLKKAEEGFVDRVFVPENAQDVAAQHVYGMAINGPRPEREVKGILQRAYPYRGYGDDEWEQLCRYLTADYEGLEDRNVYAKIWRDENDPPDGEHHYEDFPVGEPLIGKRGRLARVIYMTNIGTIPDSFTCDVITRSDDRWVGQLDESYLDTLESGDVFVLGGTNFEYRYRRGSKVYVDPTSARPTVPSWFSERLPLSYDLGREILAFQRELVAKLTDRGPAAVRHWLREFPLDDDSVRAITRMFEEQVAFAGPESVSTDERLVIETEMDRNEYERRYYVHSNYGRRFNDGFSRVLAYRVAQTANANVQVAVADHGFSLSMPLNRKVDLAGIIRDLDPDQVRADLRASLTGTDLLKRYFRINATRSLMILKRYKGYEKSASQQQVSSEMLLGFAEDLPNFAVIEETYREILSDKLDVAAIERVLEDVQSGDLAVVSHRVQTPSPRAFGLATLMASDVVLAEDESEVLREFHERVLDEIGEDTGVATGG